The Bubalus bubalis isolate 160015118507 breed Murrah chromosome 16, NDDB_SH_1, whole genome shotgun sequence genome window below encodes:
- the LOC112579403 gene encoding olfactory receptor 9I1: MAKNNLTIVNEFILMGFPDYPELEIPLFMVFLSFYLVTLLGNLGMIILIQEDVRLHTPMYFFLSHLSLLDTCYTSVITPQVLATLATGRTVISYGQCAAQFFFFTICAGTECFLLSVMALDRYVAVSSPLLYTVTMPPRICWALVLGTYVCGLMGSILRTSCTFTLSFCDDNQINFFFCDLPPLLKLACSDTKDVEIVIVFFGNFVILVNALVILISYLLIIKAVLKVSSSEGRAKAFSTCASHLTAVALFFGTLAFMYLRSASGTSLEEDKAVSVFYTVIIPMLNPLIYSLRNTDVKAAFRKVAGRFQVSQSM, from the coding sequence ATGGCCAAGAATAATCTCACCATAGTAAATGAGTTCATCCTCATGGGTTTTCCTGACTATCCTGAGTTGGAGATCCCCCTCTTCATGGTGTTTCTGAGTTTCTATCTAGTCACCCTTCTGGGCAACCTGGGCATGATCATTCTGATCCAGGAGGATGTCCGGCTCCACACCCCAATGTACTTCTTTCTGAGCCACCTCTCCCTGCTGGACACCTGCTACACCTCGGTCATCACCCCTCAGGTCCTGGCCACTCTGGCCACGGGCAGGACAGTCATCTCCTATGGCCAGTGTGCAGCCCAGTTCTTCTTCTTCACCATCTGTGCAGGCACAGAGTGTTTCCTGCTGTCGGTGATGGCCCTCGATCGCTACGTGGCTGTCAGCAGCCCGCTGCTCTACACCGTGACCATGCCTCCCAGGATCTGCTGGGCGCTGGTGCTCGGAACCTACGTCTGTGGGCTAATGGGCTCCATCCTGCGTACCTCGTGCACATTTACCCTCTCCTTCTGTGACGACAATCAGATCAACTTCTTCTTCTGTGACCTCCCACCCCTGCTGAAGCTGGCCTGCAGTGACACAAAAGATGTGGAGATTGTCATTGTCTTTTTTGGCAACTTTGTGATTTTGGTCAATGCCTTGGTCATCCTGATTTCCTACCTGCTTATCATCAAGGCTGTTTTGAAGGTCAGCTCTTCAGAGGGCAGGGCTAAGGCTTTCTCCACGTGTGCCTCCCACCTCACTGCTGTGGCTCTGTTCTTCGGGACCCTTGCCTTCATGTATCTGCGGAGCGCTTCAGGCACATCCCTAGAGGAAGACAAGGCAGTGTCTGTCTTCTACACTGTGAtcatccccatgctgaaccctctGATCTATAGCCTGAGAAACACAGATGTGAAAGCAGCCTTCAGAAAGGTCGCTGGTAGGTTCCAGGTGTCCCAGAGCATGTAG